A genomic region of Exiguobacterium sp. Helios contains the following coding sequences:
- a CDS encoding NAD(P)/FAD-dependent oxidoreductase, whose translation MKQRVAVIGAGPGGLACAMLLAGRGIDVTVYEKQPIVGGRTSRVQVGDYQFDRGPTFLNMPHILENLFTSIGLDMKDYLDLKALDPMYTLYFNGGKDHFTMTTDRDRMKQTIEQHFPGNGEGYDRFMAEQALKLAKLMPILQTKHDKLTDYLSPRVITALPRLSLGRSLYDVLSDYFTSEELKYAFTFQAKYLGMSAWECPGGFSILSYMEHAYGVHHPIGGMNQIPEAMKRAVEELGGTVHLNTGISQLILEGTTATGVILESGEHVLYDDVVVGADFAHAMNHLVPEGVLKKWSRPKIDRKKFSCSTFMLYLGVNKSFDAPHHTIYFADDYERNVREMTQTLELSDDFSFYVQNPSIIDGTLAPKGKSSLYVLVPVPNNYSELDWAIEGPKLRRRVLDALEHRSPYKGVEAAIEVEEMFTPDDWEAMGVHQGATFNLGHQLTQMMYFRPHNRFEELHHVYLVGGGTHPGSGLPTIFESARITADLLTSEVGVGK comes from the coding sequence GTGAAGCAGCGTGTAGCCGTTATTGGAGCAGGACCTGGAGGGCTCGCTTGTGCGATGTTGCTGGCAGGTAGAGGAATAGATGTCACCGTATATGAAAAACAACCGATCGTTGGGGGACGAACGTCTCGCGTACAGGTCGGAGATTATCAATTTGACCGTGGTCCTACCTTTTTAAATATGCCGCACATTTTAGAAAATTTGTTTACAAGTATCGGTCTGGATATGAAGGACTATTTGGATTTGAAAGCGCTGGATCCGATGTACACCCTCTATTTTAACGGGGGAAAAGATCACTTTACGATGACGACGGATCGTGATCGGATGAAACAAACGATTGAGCAGCATTTCCCTGGAAATGGGGAAGGGTATGACCGTTTCATGGCAGAACAAGCCTTGAAGCTGGCGAAACTGATGCCGATACTGCAGACGAAGCACGATAAACTAACGGATTATCTGTCTCCACGCGTCATTACGGCACTTCCGCGTCTTTCTCTTGGGCGTTCTTTATATGATGTCCTGTCCGATTATTTTACGAGTGAAGAATTGAAATATGCCTTTACGTTCCAAGCTAAATATTTAGGCATGTCAGCTTGGGAGTGCCCGGGTGGCTTTTCTATCTTGTCTTATATGGAACATGCTTACGGTGTCCATCATCCAATCGGTGGAATGAATCAAATCCCAGAAGCGATGAAACGGGCAGTGGAAGAACTCGGGGGAACCGTCCATCTTAATACAGGGATCAGTCAATTGATTTTGGAAGGGACGACCGCGACAGGAGTCATCCTCGAGTCGGGTGAACATGTTCTATACGATGATGTCGTTGTCGGAGCAGACTTTGCGCATGCGATGAATCATCTTGTTCCTGAAGGTGTTTTAAAAAAATGGTCGCGTCCGAAAATTGATCGTAAAAAGTTCTCTTGTTCGACGTTCATGCTGTACTTAGGTGTCAATAAATCATTTGATGCCCCGCACCATACGATTTATTTTGCTGATGATTATGAAAGAAATGTCCGGGAGATGACTCAGACATTGGAATTATCAGATGACTTTTCATTTTATGTCCAAAATCCATCAATCATCGACGGAACACTTGCACCGAAAGGGAAATCATCTTTGTACGTCTTAGTACCCGTTCCGAATAATTATTCCGAACTTGACTGGGCGATTGAAGGACCTAAACTGCGTCGTCGTGTCCTCGATGCACTGGAACACCGTTCTCCATATAAAGGTGTCGAAGCGGCAATTGAAGTGGAAGAGATGTTTACACCAGATGACTGGGAAGCGATGGGCGTGCACCAAGGGGCAACATTTAATTTGGGACATCAATTAACACAAATGATGTACTTTAGACCACACAATCGTTTTGAAGAACTGCATCACGTTTATTTAGTGGGAGGCGGAACACATCCTGGAAGTGGACTTCCGACCATCTTTGAATCAGCTCGGATCACGGCGGACTTATTGACAAGTGAAGTAGGTGTCGGAAAATGA
- a CDS encoding phytoene/squalene synthase family protein has protein sequence MDTVTNAYLICEQTIQDGSKTFYKAFSLLPRQDRMAVYAIYTFCRHLDDTVDESATPKESLAEFLEEFRLFRSGQSINKPLWIALADVFKRYEMDETPFLELAEGMRWDIEKNRYQSLEETEKYSYYVASTVGLMLLPILAPKQNDLRESAIQLGIAMQLTNILRDVGEDAKRGRVYLPKDWMDQYGVTTESLLTGTPSGDFAGLWEALALRAEHLYDAATPSFDRYPKESRRALKVASLLYRGILDAARDNQYDVFTKRAYVSRWQKMKLLATI, from the coding sequence ATGGATACAGTGACGAACGCATATCTAATATGTGAACAAACGATTCAAGATGGATCAAAAACCTTTTATAAAGCCTTCTCTTTATTGCCGAGACAGGATCGAATGGCAGTATACGCCATCTATACGTTTTGTCGTCATCTTGATGATACGGTAGATGAATCAGCGACTCCAAAAGAAAGTTTAGCGGAATTTTTGGAAGAGTTTCGTTTATTTCGATCCGGTCAATCGATTAATAAACCATTATGGATTGCACTCGCAGATGTCTTTAAAAGATATGAGATGGATGAAACGCCATTTTTAGAACTGGCAGAAGGCATGCGGTGGGATATCGAGAAAAACCGATATCAATCACTGGAAGAGACGGAAAAGTACAGTTATTACGTCGCGAGTACAGTTGGTTTGATGTTGTTGCCGATTCTTGCACCCAAACAAAATGATTTACGGGAGTCAGCCATTCAATTAGGAATCGCGATGCAATTAACAAACATTCTTCGCGATGTAGGCGAGGATGCAAAACGAGGACGCGTCTATTTACCGAAAGACTGGATGGATCAGTATGGTGTGACGACGGAATCGTTGCTGACGGGAACCCCTTCCGGTGATTTTGCTGGATTGTGGGAAGCACTGGCGTTAAGAGCCGAACATTTATATGATGCAGCAACGCCTTCGTTTGATCGCTACCCGAAAGAAAGTCGCCGTGCGCTGAAAGTGGCGTCCTTACTTTACCGGGGGATTCTGGACGCGGCACGGGATAATCAATATGATGTGTTCACAAAACGTGCCTATGTCAGCCGGTGGCAAAAGATGAAGTTACTCGCTACGATTTAA
- a CDS encoding NAD(P)/FAD-dependent oxidoreductase — protein MKIGFVGAGVGTLHAALLLTKRYPEVEITIFEKESRAGGRLASVDFETGGRIDQGPTIVLMPGKLQEQLKEAGLEGVELERIDPLYDLHFDDGTIVTKQADVVDQTIAIERQFGEGRGFQEFMQQKAKDYDVSVSKFLERTYFRKRDLLHPDMLAPLVKMHAMETAHDHLKRFFKSKHLRMAYSFPTFYIGGNPYTTPSIYGLIPYREQEEGVWYVKGGYFSLAERMYEVLVERGVTFKFNQPVDRVLIQQGQAKGLVAAGQEYTYDTVVLNGEFPLMEYLVEGKQPKKYVPSGGTLLLYFKIDGKVDLPVHRFLMPSDLKPLMTSIFKKNELPEHPAVYLFNPSKIDDSLTESGTSVVYALVPSPRGFNQENYEAHGFIDQISEKIEQHLPGFQSKVTEMKIRTPQDAQDFGLYEGGSFGIAPTIRQSAALKTQAKPYADIDRLYAVGASVHPCGGVPIVMMGATLLVNRMEQEMRWKNGYSDERISNM, from the coding sequence ATGAAGATTGGATTCGTCGGAGCAGGTGTCGGAACTTTACACGCCGCGTTATTGTTAACAAAACGATACCCGGAAGTGGAAATCACGATTTTTGAAAAAGAGTCACGTGCAGGTGGTCGACTCGCTTCTGTTGATTTCGAGACAGGCGGAAGAATTGACCAGGGTCCCACAATCGTCTTGATGCCTGGAAAACTCCAGGAACAACTGAAAGAAGCTGGTCTGGAAGGTGTTGAGCTGGAGCGGATTGACCCGTTGTATGATCTGCATTTTGATGACGGAACGATTGTGACAAAACAAGCGGATGTGGTCGATCAAACGATTGCGATTGAGCGTCAATTTGGAGAAGGTCGCGGATTCCAAGAATTTATGCAACAAAAAGCAAAGGATTATGACGTCAGCGTATCGAAATTTTTAGAGCGTACCTATTTCCGTAAACGTGATTTGTTACATCCGGATATGTTAGCACCTTTAGTAAAGATGCATGCGATGGAAACAGCACATGATCATTTAAAACGTTTCTTTAAAAGTAAACACTTGCGAATGGCTTACAGTTTTCCGACTTTTTATATTGGAGGAAATCCTTATACGACACCTTCGATTTATGGACTGATTCCTTATCGGGAACAAGAAGAGGGCGTCTGGTACGTTAAAGGCGGATACTTCTCTTTAGCGGAGCGGATGTACGAAGTATTAGTCGAGCGAGGGGTTACGTTCAAGTTCAATCAACCGGTCGACCGTGTTTTGATACAACAAGGTCAGGCGAAGGGACTTGTCGCTGCAGGGCAAGAATACACGTATGATACCGTTGTCTTGAACGGTGAATTTCCATTGATGGAATACCTGGTAGAAGGTAAGCAACCGAAAAAGTATGTGCCATCCGGCGGAACATTACTGTTGTACTTTAAAATTGACGGGAAAGTCGATTTACCGGTTCATCGTTTTTTAATGCCAAGTGATTTAAAACCGTTGATGACGTCCATCTTCAAAAAAAATGAGTTGCCAGAACATCCTGCTGTCTATTTATTTAATCCAAGCAAGATTGATGACTCGCTGACGGAATCAGGTACAAGTGTCGTCTATGCATTAGTGCCATCACCACGCGGATTTAATCAAGAGAACTATGAAGCGCACGGGTTTATTGATCAGATTTCAGAAAAAATCGAGCAGCATCTACCTGGTTTCCAAAGTAAAGTTACAGAAATGAAAATACGCACACCTCAAGACGCACAAGATTTTGGGTTGTATGAAGGTGGAAGTTTTGGTATTGCACCGACGATTCGTCAATCAGCCGCCTTGAAAACACAAGCCAAACCTTATGCTGATATTGATCGGTTGTATGCAGTAGGCGCATCTGTCCATCCGTGTGGAGGCGTTCCGATCGTCATGATGGGAGCGACATTACTTGTCAATCGAATGGAACAAGAGATGAGGTGGAAAAATGGATACAGTGACGAACGCATATCTAATATGTGA
- a CDS encoding trans-aconitate 2-methyltransferase — MAQLKEWTKVFRARKWMKRAEPILPLWHGYIGYKYGLFDVLGSGATRAEAQVRLKQPLTTEALSRWFEVGLAVGHLKKKDLRYTATRHVLPELSKTDERSIGFMLSELMELHLPALFSYPQFLEHGQQKKFDGEEHGDIVAETSALVETVAFPAVRHIIRSQNVTSLLDIGCAYGGYLRKIHEALPELRLAGIDIEESVIAEAKRRDTTGEIDFTVGDIKTYDVKETYDGVMMNNILYYFPKEERLRLLEGVRRFVKDDGTVILVTPLRDSEHGAPFSAAFNAFMTLHENLYPLPGKEELTEQLHAAGFKNVSISPFLKEGAWYIVTANATS; from the coding sequence GTGGCACAGTTGAAAGAATGGACAAAAGTTTTCCGGGCAAGAAAGTGGATGAAGCGAGCAGAACCGATTTTACCGTTATGGCACGGTTATATTGGATATAAGTATGGTCTGTTTGATGTTTTAGGATCAGGGGCGACACGGGCCGAAGCACAAGTCCGTCTTAAGCAGCCGTTGACGACAGAAGCCTTATCCCGTTGGTTTGAAGTCGGGTTGGCGGTAGGACATTTAAAAAAGAAAGACTTGCGCTATACAGCGACACGTCATGTTTTACCTGAATTATCAAAAACAGATGAGAGAAGCATCGGTTTTATGTTATCCGAGTTGATGGAACTTCATCTGCCTGCCTTGTTCTCTTATCCGCAATTTTTAGAACATGGTCAACAAAAAAAGTTTGATGGCGAAGAACACGGCGACATCGTAGCAGAAACATCTGCGCTGGTGGAAACTGTTGCATTTCCTGCTGTCCGTCACATCATCCGCAGTCAAAATGTGACATCACTACTTGATATCGGCTGTGCCTACGGTGGTTACTTACGTAAAATTCACGAAGCATTGCCTGAACTACGACTGGCAGGAATTGATATCGAGGAATCGGTCATCGCGGAAGCGAAACGACGGGATACGACCGGAGAAATTGATTTTACTGTCGGGGATATTAAAACATACGACGTCAAAGAAACATATGACGGCGTCATGATGAACAACATTTTGTATTATTTCCCGAAAGAAGAACGGCTTCGTCTTTTAGAAGGTGTCCGGCGTTTCGTTAAAGATGACGGGACGGTCATTTTGGTCACACCATTACGCGACAGTGAACATGGTGCACCATTCTCCGCGGCATTCAATGCGTTCATGACGTTACATGAAAATCTTTACCCGTTGCCGGGGAAAGAAGAATTGACAGAACAACTTCATGCTGCCGGTTTTAAAAATGTGTCGATTTCACCATTTTTAAAAGAAGGAGCTTGGTATATCGTAACTGCAAACGCCACTTCCTAA
- a CDS encoding NAD(P)/FAD-dependent oxidoreductase, translated as MKHIAVIGAGLGGLSAAISLASKGFNVTVIERNEHIGGKMMPITSEGHRFDFGPNTITMPEIFQSVILESGADPDDYFTFEKLPRHTVNHFPDGRSLTFASGREAMRTEVDRFTNGQLVKNDITGYQDEVRELYNIAKQQFFINIDSYFNFSLLRDMIKVHPLKTLHGLHKKYFKDPQLIQALDRYATYIGSSPFQAPATFGLIAHLELNDGVYFTRGGNTTIAEGFARRARELGVTFRLGDEVTQIEVTNQLATEIELNHVDYLSVDFIVLNGDLLTQYPRLISETVRPDFKNPTPSQMEPSISAYVRCIGLGRRIDGLAHHNVFFSSDYEAEFEALFNQNRYAEEPTIYISNSSVTAPEMGEAGDNLFVLVNAPATHKGSAIDFDTYDKIINQRLQQFGIDITSDVLFEQRITPQDIEQKFSAYHGSLYGLSSNGTRGAFMRPSNRSKNVHNLFFAGGSTHPGGGSPMVTLSGKLASERIVSAVASTL; from the coding sequence ATGAAGCATATCGCAGTCATCGGAGCGGGGCTTGGCGGTTTGAGTGCCGCCATCTCACTGGCTTCAAAAGGGTTTAACGTTACTGTCATTGAACGCAACGAACACATCGGTGGAAAGATGATGCCGATTACGTCTGAGGGACACCGGTTTGACTTCGGTCCCAATACCATCACGATGCCTGAAATCTTTCAATCCGTCATTTTAGAGTCAGGAGCAGATCCGGATGACTACTTTACGTTTGAAAAATTGCCACGTCATACCGTCAATCACTTTCCGGATGGACGTTCGTTAACGTTCGCCAGTGGTCGTGAGGCGATGCGGACTGAAGTCGACCGCTTCACGAATGGTCAGCTTGTTAAAAATGACATTACGGGCTACCAGGACGAGGTTAGAGAACTGTACAACATCGCTAAACAACAATTTTTCATCAATATCGACTCTTATTTCAATTTTTCCTTATTACGCGACATGATCAAGGTTCACCCTTTAAAGACACTTCATGGACTGCACAAAAAATATTTTAAGGATCCCCAGCTGATTCAAGCACTTGACCGCTATGCGACCTACATTGGAAGCAGTCCGTTTCAAGCACCCGCTACATTCGGTTTGATTGCCCATCTCGAGTTAAATGACGGTGTGTATTTCACCCGTGGCGGAAATACGACCATCGCCGAAGGATTTGCCCGTCGTGCCCGTGAACTTGGTGTTACTTTCCGGTTAGGAGACGAAGTGACACAGATTGAAGTGACGAATCAGTTGGCAACAGAAATTGAACTCAATCACGTAGATTATCTGTCTGTTGATTTCATCGTTTTAAACGGGGACTTGCTGACACAGTATCCACGATTGATTTCAGAAACCGTCCGGCCTGACTTCAAAAATCCAACACCTTCACAAATGGAGCCGTCGATTTCTGCTTATGTCCGGTGTATCGGACTTGGACGCCGTATTGATGGACTCGCACATCACAATGTCTTTTTCTCTTCTGATTATGAAGCTGAGTTCGAGGCTTTGTTCAATCAAAATCGTTATGCAGAAGAACCGACCATTTACATCTCGAACTCTTCGGTCACTGCACCGGAAATGGGAGAAGCCGGCGATAATCTGTTTGTTCTTGTAAATGCTCCAGCTACTCATAAAGGGTCTGCCATTGATTTTGATACGTATGATAAAATTATCAATCAACGTCTGCAACAGTTCGGAATCGATATCACGTCTGATGTTTTATTCGAACAGCGGATCACTCCGCAAGACATTGAACAAAAATTTTCAGCATATCATGGTTCGCTGTATGGTCTTTCTTCAAACGGCACACGTGGCGCTTTCATGCGTCCAAGCAACCGTTCAAAGAATGTTCACAATTTGTTTTTTGCCGGCGGATCGACGCATCCCGGTGGCGGTAGTCCAATGGTAACGCTTTCAGGAAAACTGGCAAGCGAACGAATCGTGTCCGCTGTCGCCTCCACCCTGTGA